Genomic window (Thomasclavelia spiroformis DSM 1552):
AATGAAAAAAGAATTTATTAATTTTGAAGGTGGCTTATTTAGCCAAGTTGAAAAAGCTGATGTAGGTGATAGCTATACTATGATGCAAGAATCAGGATTTTCTTTGATGGGCTGGGCTGATCCATTTATGCCTGATTTTTCGATTCCTAGCCATGTTTTAGAAAAGACGATAGAAACTATTAGTACACCTATTTCTAGCCATTATACTGCGCCTACAGGCAATATGGAGCTAAGAGAAATTATTTGTCGTCGTATTAATGATCGATATAAGATGAATTTAGATTTCCGTCGCAATATTATTATCACACCTGGGAGTGATAGTGCATTATTTTTTGCAATGTTTCCATTTCTAGAAAAAGATGATGAAGTAATTATTCCATGCCCAAGTTATCCTAATAATATGCAGAATATTAAAATGATGCAAGCAACACCAATAATATTACAATTAGATAGCAAAAAAAATTATCAGATAGATTTAGATGATTTAGAAAATCTAATTACAGATAAAACCAAAATGATTATTTTAACGCATCCTAATAATCCAACAACCACAGTATTTAACCGTAAAAGTTTAGAAGCAATTAAAACGATTGTTTTAAAATATAATTTAGTATTAGTTTGTGATCAAGCATTTGAAGATTTTACATATGAAAATGAATTTATAGCTCCTATGGCTATGGATGAAATGTTTGAACATACTATAACGGTTTGTTCAATATCCAAAGGAATGGGATTAAGTGGATATCGAGTTGGATATATTATTGCAGATGATAAGATTATGGATATATTATACGGATGTGCAGTAAGTGTGATAGGTGCAACTAATACAGTTAGTCAAGTAGCCGCAATTGAAGCATTTAAACATCCAGAATTTATGAAAGAATTTGAAGAAGCATATGATTTTCGTCGTCATAAAGCATATGAAATAATTAATGCTGTACCTGGGGTTAAAATGAAATTACCAGAATCTGGTTTTTTAGGATGGATTGATGTCAGTAAGTTAGGCGATAGTTCATCGATATGCAAAAGATTAAAAGAGGATGCAAAGGTAGTAGTTAATGATGGGATTAATTATGGACCAGGCGGAGAAGGTCATTTAAGAATTGTTTTAGGGGTATATCGTGATA
Coding sequences:
- a CDS encoding pyridoxal phosphate-dependent aminotransferase, coding for MKNRMKKEFINFEGGLFSQVEKADVGDSYTMMQESGFSLMGWADPFMPDFSIPSHVLEKTIETISTPISSHYTAPTGNMELREIICRRINDRYKMNLDFRRNIIITPGSDSALFFAMFPFLEKDDEVIIPCPSYPNNMQNIKMMQATPIILQLDSKKNYQIDLDDLENLITDKTKMIILTHPNNPTTTVFNRKSLEAIKTIVLKYNLVLVCDQAFEDFTYENEFIAPMAMDEMFEHTITVCSISKGMGLSGYRVGYIIADDKIMDILYGCAVSVIGATNTVSQVAAIEAFKHPEFMKEFEEAYDFRRHKAYEIINAVPGVKMKLPESGFLGWIDVSKLGDSSSICKRLKEDAKVVVNDGINYGPGGEGHLRIVLGVYRDNQIVVDALNRIAKVLKQIGLEKEIK